A window from Salvia miltiorrhiza cultivar Shanhuang (shh) chromosome 2, IMPLAD_Smil_shh, whole genome shotgun sequence encodes these proteins:
- the LOC131013660 gene encoding uncharacterized protein LOC131013660, protein LPEPYSPPRSGGGAAAATTSVHVTALDGLVNVNSLFTIAVFVGLSLATPGQHSLENPSACDAGVDVAKKLLVFEVVSFSFFLFSSLVAQGLKLAINLLNSKDVDEIFRAHINLKVLRFGMMASAIGSVMGCLFLMLSMVNVIQIRLGMLSCGSRSAVHAVTALIVLVTSALLVYISTAVYAFLH, encoded by the coding sequence CTACCCGAACCCTACTCCCCGCCGCGCTCCGGCGGCGGGGCGGCGGCCGCCACCACGAGCGTCCACGTGACCGCCCTGGACGGCCTGGTGAACGTGAACTCCCTCTTCACCATCGCCGTCTTCGTCGGCCTCTCCCTGGCGACGCCGGGGCAGCACAGCCTCGAGAACCCCTCCGCCTGCGACGCCGGCGTCGACGTGGCGAAGAAGCTGCTGGTCTTCGAGGTGGTGTCGTTCAGCTTCTTCCTCTTCTCGTCGCTGGTGGCGCAGGGCTTGAAATTGGCCATCAATTTGCTCAATAGCAAGGACGTGGACGAGATTTTTAGGGCTCACATCAATCTGAAGGTGCTCAGATTCGGGATGATGGCGTCGGCGATCGGATCGGTGATGGGGTGCTTGTTCCTGATGCTGTCGATGGTGAACGTGATCCAGATTAGGCTCGGGATGCTGTCGTGTGGGAGCCGATCGGCCGTCCACGCCGTCACGGCGTTGATTGTTTTGGTCACTTCCGCTCTGCTTGTTTACATCTCCACCGCCGTCTATGCTTTCCTGCACTGA